A single Harpia harpyja isolate bHarHar1 chromosome 6, bHarHar1 primary haplotype, whole genome shotgun sequence DNA region contains:
- the BICD1 gene encoding protein bicaudal D homolog 1 isoform X5, which yields MAAEEVLQGADHYKSEIERLTRELSETTHEKIQAAEYGLVVLEEKLTLKQQYDELEAEYDGLKQELEQLKEGGESLPLRGGRSSHAIASRFPPTSGN from the exons ATGGCTgcggaggaggtgctgcagggcgCGGACCATTACAAGAGCGAGATCGAGCGGCTGACCCGGGAGCTCTCCGAGACGACCCACGAGAAGATCCAGGCGGCGGAGTATGGGCTGGTGGTGCTGGAGGAGAAGCTCACCCTCAAGCAGCAGTACGACGAGCTGGAGGCGGAGTATGACGGCCTcaagcaggagctggagcagctgaaggag GGAGGGGAATCGCTGCCGTTAAGGGGGGGGCGAAGTAGCCATGCAATAGCCTCGAGGTTCCCCCCCACCAGTGGAAATTAA
- the BICD1 gene encoding protein bicaudal D homolog 1 isoform X6 produces the protein MAAEEVLQGADHYKSEIERLTRELSETTHEKIQAAEYGLVVLEEKLTLKQQYDELEAEYDGLKQELEQLKEAFL, from the exons ATGGCTgcggaggaggtgctgcagggcgCGGACCATTACAAGAGCGAGATCGAGCGGCTGACCCGGGAGCTCTCCGAGACGACCCACGAGAAGATCCAGGCGGCGGAGTATGGGCTGGTGGTGCTGGAGGAGAAGCTCACCCTCAAGCAGCAGTACGACGAGCTGGAGGCGGAGTATGACGGCCTcaagcaggagctggagcagctgaaggag GCGTTTTTGTAA